GACAAAACCTTCCTGACGAGCACGGGCAGCGCAGATATGTTCATCCACATCCAGCTCATTCACGTCGCTTTGCTGCTCAAACCAGGCAAAGAACTCGCACAAGGCAGCGCCGTCTTTTTCCATGGTTTCACGCACATGATCCAGCTCGGCATCGGTCTTGCAGGACTTGAGCAATTGAGCGGGATTAATGTATTCGACTACATTCAAATGTGCAGCCAGTTGCGCCGCCCAAGCCGTGGTCCGCGCCATATCCAGCAGGATAGGCATGGACGCGGGTAAAGCACGCATGAAGGAGGACAACTCGGTATAGCTTTGAACTTGCACACCGTCCGCAGCCAGCGCTTCCTGTATGCCTGCCGACAGCTTGTTGCCATCCACAAACAGAAACGCCTGATCCGGGCCAATCAGCAAGTACGACAGGAACACCGGGTTATAGGACACATCACTGCCGCGCAGGTTCAGGGTCCAGGCAATATCATCCAGTGCGCTCAGCAAATGCCAATGCGCGCCCTGCTCCTGCATGGCAGCTCGGGTGCTGCTTAAATTTTCCTGACGAGTACGGCAGGCAAAAGGAGGCCGATGCTCCACCACCTGGCCAACAGGCGCAGCAGGCCGGTCTGTCCAGATCGGGCTCAACAAGTCGGCTTCCAGCACCCACTCCAGCTCCGGCGTGGCCTTTTGCCAGGCCAGCAGACTTTGTGCCGACACCGACTGGCTATCCAGTGCTACCCGCGACTGGGCAGGCAAATGTTCCGCCAGCCAGTTGGCCGGCTCAGGCACGCCGGCCTCGCCCGCACGTTGCAATTGAATGCCGCTGCCTTCCAGCTCCTTGGCCGCCTGTTCCCAATAACGGCTATCGGTCCACAAACCAGCCCAATCGGCCGTCACCACCAGAAGTCCGGCCGATCCTACAAATCCGCTGAGCCACTGACGGCTTTTCCAGCGATCAGGCAGGTACTCAGACAGATGAGGGTCAGATGTAGGCCAAATGCTGGCCTGCACGGACTGAAATTGCATTTGTTCGCGCAGCGCCTGCAAGCGTGCGGCAACGGGGGGATGGGCCATGCCAACTTCCTTTACATAAACAGCGTTCACGCACCGATCAAGCATAAAAAAAGCTCCGACTCGCGCCGAAGCTTTTTTAGCCAGAGAAACCGATCAGGCCACAGCGCTGACGTCCAGCGGGACGCCTGTCTTGGACTGAATGTACTCAAGGCTGACTTCTGGTGCCAACTCAAGCAACTTTAAACCATTTTCCGTC
This genomic window from Alcaligenes faecalis contains:
- a CDS encoding aminopeptidase P family protein, which gives rise to MAHPPVAARLQALREQMQFQSVQASIWPTSDPHLSEYLPDRWKSRQWLSGFVGSAGLLVVTADWAGLWTDSRYWEQAAKELEGSGIQLQRAGEAGVPEPANWLAEHLPAQSRVALDSQSVSAQSLLAWQKATPELEWVLEADLLSPIWTDRPAAPVGQVVEHRPPFACRTRQENLSSTRAAMQEQGAHWHLLSALDDIAWTLNLRGSDVSYNPVFLSYLLIGPDQAFLFVDGNKLSAGIQEALAADGVQVQSYTELSSFMRALPASMPILLDMARTTAWAAQLAAHLNVVEYINPAQLLKSCKTDAELDHVRETMEKDGAALCEFFAWFEQQSDVNELDVDEHICAARARQEGFVSPSFGTIAAYNANGAMPHYQATQQSHARIDGNGLLLIDSGGQYQGGTTDITRVVPVGQVSAEQIRDFTLVLKGMVSLSMLVFPEGIAGQQIDVLARQPLWEQGLDFGHGTGHGVGYFMNVHEGPQSISWRGRIGPHSAMRAGMITSNEPGLYRPGQWGVRIENLVAAVPAMRSEYGQFLRFETLTLCPIDTRCIDAALLTAAERNWLNEYHQQVRERLMPRVQGDARKWLEQRTQAI